Within Dysosmobacter sp. Marseille-Q4140, the genomic segment AGAATCACCGCGGCCATGGCCGCCTATCCAGAAATGATTGCCGGAACCGGCGGGTTCTGCACGGAGTTTCTCCGGCATACGCACGGGCGATTCTGCGGCAAGCTGGGAGCCGAGGCGGTTTACTGCATCGGCGCGGCAGGGCAGGACTTGGGGATCGCAGTGAAAATCGAGGACGGGAATTATCGCGCGCTCTACCCGGCTGTGATGAGTGTTTTGATCCAGCTGAAGCTGCTGGATGAGAAGGAACGAACTGCCCTGCAGGCCTTCTCTGAGCCGGACAACCTCAACGATCACGGCATTCCCGTGGGCAAGATCCGCCCATGCTTTTCCCTCCACCGGTAACCGCGGAACAGGCACCCGGGTAAGCGCTGAAAAAGCGGGAGAGCCGGTTCCCAGCGGGTTTGCGGCTCCTGCTCCAGGGGAAGCGCCCTGCAATCTGCCGCGTAAAAAAGGAGCTGGCGCCCTTTCAAGGGCCGTCAGCTCCTTTGCAGCTTTCTCAGGGAAGTTTTAGGGAGCGCACCCCTTATTATGCGCCCATGCCTGCGCCCCTCCGCGCACTGACCGCAAACGCGAAGGCTTTTGCGGGGAGTCACAGGTTCACCGGAGAATCCTCACAGCAGCGCATCTTTCCCCGCGGCTCCCAAAAGCCGGATCTTCTGGCGGGCCACTTCTTTGACCTGTTCCCTTGCGTAGGCGGAAAGGATGCGGGGCTCTTTCTCTCCCTCCGAGAGTCCCTTCAGCATGGCGGCGGACCAAGCGTACTTTAACTCCGTGCCGATGTTTATCTTTGTGATCCCGCAGCGGATCGCCTCTTGGATGGCTTCATCAGGGGTCCCCGAACCTCCATGCAGGACAAGGGGAATCTTCACGGCCGCCTTAATTTCCTGAATCCGGCGAAAATCGATGTGCGGCAGTGTCCGATACATCCCGTGGGTAGTTCCAACGGCCGCCGCCAAAGAGTCTACGCCCGTCTCCGATACCAACCGCACGCAGTCATCCACAGCCGCAAGCGCTCCTGTGGCATCTGCCTCCCCCGCTTTCGCCACATGCCCCACTTCCGCTTCCGTATAAACCCCGTGGGCATGCGCCAGATCCACAATCTGCCGGGTAAAGGCGATATTCTCCTCCAACGGAGCCAGGGAACCGTCCACCATAACGGATTGAAATCCGTCCTGGATGGCATCCGTCAGCACCTGCTGATCCGTGGCATGGTCCAGATGCAGATAAGCGTGAATTTTAGCGGCGCGCAGGGCCTCCTGGACAGCGCTGGAGAGGACCTTCTGATGCAGGAAAGGATAGTACATATGATAGAGTTCTACGATGACTGGAGCCTTTTCCTCTTCCGCAGCTTCCAACACCGCAAAGAGGCCGTCCAAATTATAAAAATTGAATGCTGGAACCGCATAGTTTTTTTCCTGCGCGTCCTGCAGAAGTGTTTTGGGAGCGATGATCATTGTTTTCTGACCTCCAAATCAAAAAAAATGAAACAGACTTGCCAGGATAAGCATCCCGACCATACCCGCGAAAATGGATGCGGTTACCAAAAGTCCGGACCGCGCGATATCTCCTCCATAACGGCGGGTATTGACAATTACCAGTCCAGAGATCGGGGAAATACACAACAGCGCCAAGACCTGCCGGGTCATCTGGTCAAATGGCAAAAAACAATACGTGCAGACCGCTGTGATCGCGCCGAAGCAAAAGCGCTGCACCAGCAAAGGTGCAATCTTTCGAATCTCAGCCCAATCAAGCCGCCCTTCCATGGAAAAGCCCACCATCGCCATGCAAACAAAGCTGTTTGCATCCGCGACCGGGGACAAAAAGGTGTTCACAATGGCTGGCAAATGCCACTTGAACGCCAAAAAAGGGAGGAGAATCAAGTACGCCACAAAGGGCGGCGAGCAAATCAGGTGTTTGATGAGATCCCTTAAAAAGCCCCGGGAATCCGACTTTCGATTCAGCAGCGAGCAAGTTAACGCATACGTCC encodes:
- a CDS encoding class II fructose-bisphosphate aldolase, whose translation is MIIAPKTLLQDAQEKNYAVPAFNFYNLDGLFAVLEAAEEEKAPVIVELYHMYYPFLHQKVLSSAVQEALRAAKIHAYLHLDHATDQQVLTDAIQDGFQSVMVDGSLAPLEENIAFTRQIVDLAHAHGVYTEAEVGHVAKAGEADATGALAAVDDCVRLVSETGVDSLAAAVGTTHGMYRTLPHIDFRRIQEIKAAVKIPLVLHGGSGTPDEAIQEAIRCGITKINIGTELKYAWSAAMLKGLSEGEKEPRILSAYAREQVKEVARQKIRLLGAAGKDALL
- a CDS encoding AEC family transporter, translating into MDLFWRPISLFSIILLTSYFKRHGIFPEESGTVITKVALNFTIPATILCSFQDYSSNMHFASTALLFLTFTLLSLGLFSLLYLKSGEDLRMFAMMNTTGYNIGSFALPLIRCFYGDSGVIVACMADLGNSVMVNGGTYALTCSLLNRKSDSRGFLRDLIKHLICSPPFVAYLILLPFLAFKWHLPAIVNTFLSPVADANSFVCMAMVGFSMEGRLDWAEIRKIAPLLVQRFCFGAITAVCTYCFLPFDQMTRQVLALLCISPISGLVIVNTRRYGGDIARSGLLVTASIFAGMVGMLILASLFHFF